Genomic window (Mycoplasma leachii PG50):
AATAAAAAAGAACAAAAAAATGTTTTAGATTCTAATCCTAATTTTTCAATTGATTCTTTATTAAATTCAACAAATTTATCAAATGCTAGTCAAAGTATTTTATTAGCTTCTATGATTATGCAAAATCTAGATAATAAGTTTGAAAAAAATCCTATTGTTAGCTTTAATCAAATGTTTTATGATTCAACTACAGATTTATTATCAGCTACAGTGCTTGCTTCAAATAGTGATGTTTTAAATCCTGGTTCTTATGCTTTAGTATTATATAGATTAAAAGATCATAAGTTTGGTGATATTAATCAATTTTTAAATTTTAAAGGAGTAAGTTTAAAAGCTTTTCAAGATCTAAGAAAATTACCAAAAAGATATAAAAATTTACCGACATTTAATGTTATTGTTCCTTATTATTATGCACAAGCAAATAATTTAGTAATTGATAGTAAAATTGTTGTTGAGACTAAATCAACTTTTGTAAAAAAATTTGTTTTAAATGTTGTTGGGATTAATAAATCTGAAACTTTATCAATTTCAAAAACTCCTAATATATTTTTAGATTATGACTTATTTGCTAGTGAAATGTTTTCTCAAGATTTATATAAAAATAACAATCCTTTAATTTTTAATCAGTTGTGAAGTAAAAATAAAATTTTAGAAGGGACAATTAATTTTTCTAAATTAGATGATTCTTTTAAAACAATTAAATACTATGGAAACAATTTAGCAATTGATATTAACAAATCTGCGCCAATCTTTTTATCAATGTATTCAACTATATTTACTGAATTTAATAATTTTATTTCAAAATACAAGACTTTAGATTTAGCAAACGATATTTATAATACTCCAAATCCTGCTATTCAAAATTTAAGTAGATTAAATTCAAAATTATTTAACTTTAATTTAGTAAAACAAACAATTGATAAAATTACAAAAATTACAAATCAAGTAATGTTGTTATTTATTTTATTAGTAAGTTTGTTATTAACAATTATTTTAGTAGTTGTGATGAATATTATTGTTGATGAAGCTAAAAAAACTATTTTAACACTAAGAGCTATTGGGTATGAAAATAGTGAAGTAAATTGAATTGTTATGGGTAGTTATATAATTGGGGCTATTGTTTCATTTATTATTGCTTATTTATTATCTAATTTAATTTGATGATCATTTTTATATTATGTAAGTCACAAATGACATATTTATATTTTTTTAGGATTTGATTTTAAAACTTTATTTGTTACATTTATTGTGATTGCTCTTATATTATTTATAGGTTGAGTATTTTCAAATAAACAAGTTAAAAAAACTCCTTTAACTCAAATCACTCAAGCTGAATAAAGTAGGTAAATATGGTTGATTTTATATTAATTAAAAATAACTTTTTTAAAAACAATGTTTCTAAAAAACAAAAAACTAAATATTTAAATATTAATATTAATTGAACTTTTTTTGATTTTAATAAAATTTTAAATAAACCGGATTTTATTACTTATTTACAAAACTCATCTAAATTAATTTTTTCTTATTTGATGATTAATGTGATTGAACAAAAAATTGATCAAATTAGAGATTTATTTAATAAAACTAATGATGCTTGTATTAAATATTTATTAAAAACAAATAATGATAATTTTATAGAAATTAACTATAAAAAGTTTTTATTAACAAGTTATACTTTATTAAAAACTTTTATTAATGAAGTTTTTATTTATTGAATTTTTAATGATGCTTTAAAAAATCATTGAATTGAATTTAACAAAAGTTATGATAATAATTTAATGTTTAAATATAAGTTTGAAAGACTAGAATTAGATTTTCAAAAAAACTTATTTAATATTATTAAAGCAATTAATAAAAAAATAGATGATCCTATAATTAGAATCTTAATTTCAGCTTATATTGAAGATATTAATAATAAGCAAATTTATTTAAATCAAATTCAAAAAAAATTAAAATAAAATATAAAATGTGTTTAGAAAGAAAAAAATATGATAGAACAATTAAATGAAATTTTAAATAGTTTTAAAACTAAATTAAAATCAGTTAAAGATCTAAATAATTTAGAAGAGCTAAAAAAAGAATTTGTTGGAAAAGATTCTAGTTTAACTACAATTTTAAAATCAATTAAAACTATTAGTAATGAACAAAAGCAAGAAATTGGTAAATTAGCAAATCAAATTAGAACTACTATTATTGATAATTTAAACAACAAACAAGAAAAATTAAAAAATAAAGAATTATTAATAAAATTAGAAAAAGAAAAAATTGATGTTAGTTTAAAAAATTCTAGTTTAAAATTTGGTTCAAAACATGTTTTAAATATAGTTATTGAAGAAATTAGTGATATTTTTACTGAAATTGGTTTTGAAATGGTTAGTGGAACTGAAATCGAATCTGATTTATACAATTTTCAAAAACTAAATTTACCACTAGATCATCCTGCAAGAGATATGCAAGATACTTTTTATTTAGATAATAATTTGGTTTTAAGAACACATTGTACTAATATGACTTCAAGAATGTTAACTAAATTAGCTAGTTTGAAAACTGATGAAAATAATTTAGCTGTAATTAGTTATGGAAATGTTTATAGAAGAGATGATGATGATGCTACTCATTCTCATCAATTTATGCAAATAGATGGATTTGTTGTTGGAAATAAAATAAGCTTTGCTAATTTAAAATGAATTTTAAAATATATGTGCCAAAGATTATTTAACAAAGATATTAATATTAGATTGCGTCCAAGTTATTTTCCTTTTACTGAACCAAGTGTTGAAGTTGATGTAAGTTGTTTTAAATGTGATTCTAAAGGATGTTTTATTTGTAAAAAAACTGGTTGAATTGAAATACTAGGTG
Coding sequences:
- the pheS gene encoding phenylalanine--tRNA ligase subunit alpha; amino-acid sequence: MIEQLNEILNSFKTKLKSVKDLNNLEELKKEFVGKDSSLTTILKSIKTISNEQKQEIGKLANQIRTTIIDNLNNKQEKLKNKELLIKLEKEKIDVSLKNSSLKFGSKHVLNIVIEEISDIFTEIGFEMVSGTEIESDLYNFQKLNLPLDHPARDMQDTFYLDNNLVLRTHCTNMTSRMLTKLASLKTDENNLAVISYGNVYRRDDDDATHSHQFMQIDGFVVGNKISFANLKWILKYMCQRLFNKDINIRLRPSYFPFTEPSVEVDVSCFKCDSKGCFICKKTGWIEILGAGMINEQVLKLNGLDSTKCSGLAFGIGIERIAMLKFNISNIRNFYENNVKFLEQFKFYSE